One Sphingobium sp. Cam5-1 genomic window, ACATCCATCTGAAGATAGCGGTAGCCTGACAGATCGCCGTCATAGTCGGCGGCACTGCCACGCGTGCCGGTGATCGTCACATTCGCCCCGGCTTCAAGATAGGCGGCGGCGGCGGCGGCACCAATGCCGCTGGTGCCGCCGGTGACGAGGACATGCGCCCCGGAAAAATCATAGGATGGGTTCGTCATACAGTCTCCACTTCAACCCAGCGGCCTTCCGCCGCCGAAAGGCGCGCGGCATCGAGCACGGCCTGTCCTACCGCCGCATCAAGAAAATCGCCCGCCGGATCAGGCAGGGGCGGCGCGCACCCTTCAATTCTTGCCTTCAACTGGCGGAACAGCTTGGCATAAGGGGCGACATCAAAGCCCTGCGTGTGCCAGCGATCCATTTCCGTCTGGATCAGCTCCGCGACGGCAAAGGGTTCGGGCGCAGGATTGACCAGTTCGGCAGGCATCGGAACCTGTCGCGCCCCGTTCGCGTCCTTGATCCACACCTCTTCGGGATCGCCAAAGGCGCTGCCCGACTGAATCCAGGCCGCGCCCTTCGTCCCCGCCACCTTGGTCGCCATGACGAATGGGCCGGGGAAGTTCATCGCCGCCTCGATCACGCCCATGCACCCGTTCGCGGTCCTGAACTGCACATTATAATAATCGTCGGATGTCATCGCGGGGCGAGTCGTGGTCAGCTTGCGCAATATCGCGTTGACCGCCACGATTTCTCCCAAGGTCGAACGAACCTGATCGATCATGTGCGTGCCGAACGCGCCCAGGAAGCCGCCGCCTTGCGCCGCATCCGTCCACCAATCGGCCAGCGGTTCTTCCTCACCCGTGCCCGGCTGCTGGTAGATGCGGCTGAACATCAGCGGATCGCCGATAAGGCCGTCTTGCACCACCCGGCGCAGCAGCGCCTGCGCGCTATCGAACCGAAATTCCGCCCCCAGCGCATGGACGACGCCAGCCTTGTTCGCCGCGTCCAGCATCTCGCGCGCCTGCGCCAGATCGCGCGCAAAGGGCTTTTCGCACATCACGTTACGCCCGGCTGCAATCGCCTGCATGACGGGCGTGTAGTGTGCGTGCGGCGGCGTTGCGACCGTCACCAGCCGGATCGCCGGATCATCGGCAAGCACCTGTTCCAGATTATCCGACGCCAGCGGGATGCCGATCGGCGCCGCACGCTCCGCCGTGCGTTCCCGGTTGCGCCCGACAATGGCACGAACCTCGAAGCCCGCCTCCCGCAAAGCCCTGACATGCGTGAACAGGCCAAAGCCCGTGCCCACGACCACTGCGCCTATTGGCGTTTGCTCTTCACTCATTACGTGTCTCTGGCCTTTCTGATGATGTCGCGGGCGGCTGGCGCCCAGGAAGCGATGGCTTCGGCCATGGGCAACGAGCTGGTCTCGGCCGAAAAAATCTCCACCGATATGGGTGCCGTCGCCCCGATCCGATCGAGCGTGCGGATGAAACGAGTAAGGTCGAAGCTAGCCTGTCCCGGCACGAGGCGGGCGGTCATCGTCTCGTGCATCAGGTCGGATTGCGGCTCTGGGGGCGCGTCGTTTATCTGGATGGTGTGGATGCGCGCCCCCGGAATGCTCTCCAGCAAGTCGAAGTTCGCCCCGCTCCGGAAGAAATGCCAGCTGTCGAGCGTCAGGCCGCCGTTAGGCCTGCCCGCCGCCTGAACGATCGCCCAAGCACTCGCCAGGTCGGGAATGCCGCCAAAGGGCAGAAATTCGATATGCGCCTTCATGCCATGACGGGCGGCGAGGTCGCAGAGATGAGCAAAGGCTTCCGCAGCCTCATCAAGCGACGGAGTGACCCCCATCATCTCCACCGCCGTGACGGAAGGCGACCCGATGCGCGCGGCGGTTTCCACTACGCGCTCGGGCGTCAGCGAGCGGAGCAGGGCGGCCATGGGGGCATCATCCCCGGCGCTGCGGTGGCCGGGTAACCAACAGGCCGTGCAATCCATCTCCATCACGGCCAGGCCATGATCCGCGATCCGCTTGCCGATGTCGGCGGCGCTCATCCCCGCCTCCTCCAGCGCCCAGATGTCGCCGGGCATCAGCGATATGGCGGAAAACCCGGCTGCCCGCGCGGGTGCCAGCCGTTCCAGCAGCGGAACATGGATGAAGGGCGGGGCAGAAAGGACAAGCATCGGGTCGTTCGTCATGCGTCCTCCAGATGGAAGTTGAGTTCCAGGATGATCCCGTTCCGCTCTTCCACGAACAGTTGGCACAGGTTAGCGGGCGGATAATCCTTCCGCACGACGCCAAGACCGGCGGTTTCCAATCGTGACAGCATCGTGGGCAAATCGTCGCATCCCAACGCAACATGATGCACAGCGCCGCTGCCCCGTGCAGGGGTGAAGGGAAACGCGTCGTCGCTGGGGTAGTGACCATCGACAGGGCCGATATGGATGATCGGACGATCGCCGGGATCATATATCCAGCACCCCTTGTCGATGGACTCCGCCCCCGGCGCGACATCGGCGCGCAGGCCCAGCACGTCGCGGAAGAAGGCGGCGGTGCCAGGCACGTCGGCGGTCCGGATGTTCACATGGTCAAGCGTTCGTACAGTCATGACATCAGTCCGCGAACTGACCGGTCAGGATTGCCGCGCCGGGATCGAGTGCGGCCGTGCCCTCTGCCTCCAGGCGCGCAAGCGGCAAGCGCCACAGATTTACTTCCGCCGTGCTTTCGGTGCGCACCAGCCGAAGCCCCCAAATGCCCCGTTCATGCCCATAGCTATTCACCCAGTTGCCGCCCAGACCCGGGTCGCGCTCAGCAATGAAGATGCGGACCCGACCATCTGGCTCTGCAACGAAACGGTAATTGTTGACCCATCCGTTGCCATCTTCGAACGTGTCGAGATTTTCCTGCCACATGTTGCAGATCTGGAAGTTCCAATATTCGCACTCTGGCGGCACGAATTCCAGCACCAGCGCCTCGTCCAGCCCCTTTTCCCAACCGCCGAAAGCTACATGGCGGTCGGGCACGCCACCGTTGGACAGATATTGCGCGCGGCTATAGTCCAGCCGGTTCAGCTTCGCCGCGAAATTGCCCTGCGTGCCGTTCCACCAGTTGCGCACCAGTTCCGCATAGCCAAGCACGCCCTGCGCCGCCCAGGCCAGATTGTTCGCCATCAACGCGGGCGTCACCGGTTCGGGCGCCGCGCCATCCATCCGCTCGATCCGCAGACCCGGAGCGATTTCCTTTTCCCGGTCGCTCCAGACGAGCCGGATGAGGATGCAGTTGGTATCGGGTTGCAGCTTCAGCCAGTTCTTGCCTTCGCCGGGATCATTTTGCGACATGATGATTTCGAACGTCCCGTCAGCTTCGATATGAAGCTGCTGACTGCCGAGGAAGCCGGTGGTTTTCAGGTTGGAAGGGTCGAACTGTTTCAATCCCTCTACGCCGAGCTGCGCCCAATCACGCGCGCCCAAATCGTCGGGCGCTGGGGCGGTCAATATGGCGAGGACGAAATAGGGTATGGTCCCTCGTGTGCCAATGATCCGGTAATCGCGGGCTTCATCGAACTGGCACATCAGATGGTCCTGATCGACCGTCTGCACGTTGATCGACTGGCGCCACACCATGTCGCGCAGGCGCGGCCGGGTGGGTTCGGCATTTTCGATCAGCCGCTCAAAGCTCGACCGGGCGACCCGCGTCAGAAAACGATACCATTCTGCCCGGTCGAGATCGGACGGATCATCGCCGAACCGGTCTATCATTTTACCGGCGACTTTCAGGACGTCGCAGAAATCTTCCCATGACTGGCCGGACAACAGCCGTTGCGCGGCCCGCGATTCAATCTCGCGCTTGTCCATCGATCCTTTCAAGGCGTCAGTCATCGCGCCGCATCCTCTCCTTATTGGATGGCGGAAGGTGCCATCATCCCCGTCGCGCGGCCAGCCAATCTTCTGTCGATCCCGTGCCATTATCCTTCCTGTGTGACGCAAAACATGCCCGCCGGGGCCAATGTACATTTCTGTGCCAACCAAGATTGACCAAAAAGTTATAATACGATAACTTTACGGCGTTTAAAGGCGGATGGAATGATTCGTCCGGTGTTTGGAGAGGAGTTGCAAAATCATGTTGAGCAATGAGCAGAAGCGGCGGTTGTCCGACATACTGCAACCTGTTTCGCCACCGCGCGAGCTGAACAATGTATATACCGAGGATCAGCGTCGGCGGCTGCTGGATGTCGTCCACAGCGGTGCCTGGAAGCTCATCATCGCGCAGCATTTTCCGACGCCGGAATCCTTGATCGCGACCTTCGCGGGCGGCTTTCCGGAAGGATTCGAACCGTCCCTGGACATGTTCCTGACGCCGACATTCCGTGGCTTCTATGCCAATTATTCGACATGCATGTATCCGGAGATTCAGGATACCTTCTATAATCCGACGTTCCTGGAATATGCCAAATCCTATTGGAACGCGGATTATGCCAAACCCCAGATGATGTTGTTCAACGTGAACGGCCCCTGCGGCAATACTGATCCGGGCCATCTGGATTCGCCCAGCTTCCGTGGCGTGCGTTTCGAAAACTCGCCCACCTGGCTATGTTCGATCATGGGCCGGTCGGGCCTGTTCCAGGACTATCTGATCAAAATGGCGCAGGTGATCACCTGGTTCAGCCATGATCCCAATAGCGGCTTCACCTATTGGCCCAAGGGTCCGCTGGAAAAGCCCGCGCGGTTGCAGCCGCCCGTCTATAACCGTGGCGTGGTTGTGCAGAACGAAATGCTCGTCCATCGCGGCGAAGCCAACGGCCCGATCGAGCGCCGCAAGCCGAAAGGCCTGGGCTTTGACTCCCTTTTCAGCGGCGAACCGGGCAACCCCGATGGCTGGCTGGTGAAGACGGGGGACGAAGTCATCGAGCGTTATCATACCGACGATCTGCGCTTCCTCGTCCACTGGTCGGCCGAAGTGTTCGAAGATTATGCCGAGCTTAAGAAGAACATGGATGGGTCGGATAACCTCAGCTATGATCAGGTGTTCGACACGCTGATCAAGGATGTCCGTTCGCGCGGTTTCCAGATTGAGACGCCGACCGATCCACTGAACGATCCGGTTTTCATCAAGGCGCTGAACGCCGCTTACGATTATGGTGGCCCGGCCGAATATCCGGCCGAAGCGCCGCGCGAGCTGGTCGCCGCCTGAGCGCAAGCGGACAGCAGGAGTAGGAATAAGGGGCGTCCCGTCAGGGCGCCCCTTTCTTCATGGCCACCGTTCAGGGGGCTGGTTCCAGGTCCTCCGGACCCCAATAGGCCTTCAGGCTGGAGATCTTTCCCTCTCCATCGAACGTGCAGACATCCAGCGACCTGATGAGCAGGCGCGGGCCTTCCGGGGGCTGAAACGTCACATCGAACACGAGCGCCGCCGCATTGGCATGCGATCCCCGGATGGGTGCGACCGGCCGGATGTGTGTGTCAAACGCGATCGTGTCGCTGAACCATGCACGGATTTCCTCGCCAGTCTTGGGGGGAGAACCAACCGGGTCCTCGATCACTGCATTGGACGCGAACAGCGCCAGAACGCCGTCCCGATCGCCCGCGTTGATGCGATCCACATATGCCTGAAGCGCGGCCCGCATGTGCGCCTGGTCAGGTTCCGGCACGTCGGGTGGAGAGGGTTCGGACATATCCTGTCTACCTCGTTATCCATAGAGCTATAGCGGCCATTAATAGCGCATTTAACATATCAACTTGCCTTTATGATGATGTTTTGCGTAGAAAGCGGAAGATTTCAAAAAGGCTATAGGCGAGGCTGTGACTCGCCCCATTAGCTGCT contains:
- a CDS encoding VOC family protein, coding for MTVRTLDHVNIRTADVPGTAAFFRDVLGLRADVAPGAESIDKGCWIYDPGDRPIIHIGPVDGHYPSDDAFPFTPARGSGAVHHVALGCDDLPTMLSRLETAGLGVVRKDYPPANLCQLFVEERNGIILELNFHLEDA
- a CDS encoding sugar phosphate isomerase/epimerase family protein, which encodes MTNDPMLVLSAPPFIHVPLLERLAPARAAGFSAISLMPGDIWALEEAGMSAADIGKRIADHGLAVMEMDCTACWLPGHRSAGDDAPMAALLRSLTPERVVETAARIGSPSVTAVEMMGVTPSLDEAAEAFAHLCDLAARHGMKAHIEFLPFGGIPDLASAWAIVQAAGRPNGGLTLDSWHFFRSGANFDLLESIPGARIHTIQINDAPPEPQSDLMHETMTARLVPGQASFDLTRFIRTLDRIGATAPISVEIFSAETSSLPMAEAIASWAPAARDIIRKARDT
- a CDS encoding DUF1214 domain-containing protein, whose product is MTDALKGSMDKREIESRAAQRLLSGQSWEDFCDVLKVAGKMIDRFGDDPSDLDRAEWYRFLTRVARSSFERLIENAEPTRPRLRDMVWRQSINVQTVDQDHLMCQFDEARDYRIIGTRGTIPYFVLAILTAPAPDDLGARDWAQLGVEGLKQFDPSNLKTTGFLGSQQLHIEADGTFEIIMSQNDPGEGKNWLKLQPDTNCILIRLVWSDREKEIAPGLRIERMDGAAPEPVTPALMANNLAWAAQGVLGYAELVRNWWNGTQGNFAAKLNRLDYSRAQYLSNGGVPDRHVAFGGWEKGLDEALVLEFVPPECEYWNFQICNMWQENLDTFEDGNGWVNNYRFVAEPDGRVRIFIAERDPGLGGNWVNSYGHERGIWGLRLVRTESTAEVNLWRLPLARLEAEGTAALDPGAAILTGQFAD
- a CDS encoding Gfo/Idh/MocA family protein; this encodes MSEEQTPIGAVVVGTGFGLFTHVRALREAGFEVRAIVGRNRERTAERAAPIGIPLASDNLEQVLADDPAIRLVTVATPPHAHYTPVMQAIAAGRNVMCEKPFARDLAQAREMLDAANKAGVVHALGAEFRFDSAQALLRRVVQDGLIGDPLMFSRIYQQPGTGEEEPLADWWTDAAQGGGFLGAFGTHMIDQVRSTLGEIVAVNAILRKLTTTRPAMTSDDYYNVQFRTANGCMGVIEAAMNFPGPFVMATKVAGTKGAAWIQSGSAFGDPEEVWIKDANGARQVPMPAELVNPAPEPFAVAELIQTEMDRWHTQGFDVAPYAKLFRQLKARIEGCAPPLPDPAGDFLDAAVGQAVLDAARLSAAEGRWVEVETV
- a CDS encoding nuclear transport factor 2 family protein translates to MSEPSPPDVPEPDQAHMRAALQAYVDRINAGDRDGVLALFASNAVIEDPVGSPPKTGEEIRAWFSDTIAFDTHIRPVAPIRGSHANAAALVFDVTFQPPEGPRLLIRSLDVCTFDGEGKISSLKAYWGPEDLEPAP